The Agromyces mangrovi genome contains a region encoding:
- a CDS encoding adenylosuccinate synthase — MPAIILIGAQWGDEGKGKATDLLGPRVDYVVKFNGGNNAGHTVVVGDEKYALHLLPSGILTPGVTPIIANGVVVDIEVLFDELTALSSRGVDVSKLRISANAHVITQYHRTLDKVTERFLGKRQIGTTGRGIGPAYADKINRVGIRMQDLFDENILRQKVEGALDQKNHLLLKIYNRRAIGVDEIVDDLLSYADRLRPMVTDTALMLHQALDAGDTVLFEGGQATMLDVDHGTYPFVTSSNATSGGAITGSGIAPNRIDRVIAVVKAYTTRVGAGPFPTELFDESGEFLRAKGFEFGTTTGRPRRCGWYDAPIARFTARINGVTDFVLTKLDVLTGLETIPVCVAYDVDGERFDELPVNQSDFHHATPIYEEFPGWTEDITGARTFDELPKAAQDYVLAIEAMSGARISAIGVGPGRDAIVVRHDLLD; from the coding sequence GTGCCGGCGATCATCCTGATCGGTGCGCAGTGGGGTGACGAAGGCAAGGGCAAGGCGACCGACCTGCTCGGTCCGCGCGTCGACTACGTCGTCAAGTTCAACGGCGGCAACAACGCCGGGCACACCGTCGTCGTGGGCGACGAGAAGTACGCGCTGCACCTGCTGCCGTCGGGCATCCTGACACCCGGCGTCACGCCGATCATCGCCAACGGCGTGGTCGTCGACATCGAGGTGCTGTTCGATGAGCTCACCGCGCTCTCGTCGCGGGGCGTCGACGTGTCGAAGCTGCGCATCAGCGCCAACGCGCACGTGATCACGCAGTACCACCGCACGCTCGACAAGGTGACCGAGCGGTTCCTCGGCAAGCGGCAGATCGGTACGACCGGTCGCGGCATCGGGCCCGCGTATGCCGACAAGATCAACCGTGTCGGCATCCGCATGCAGGACCTCTTCGACGAGAACATCCTGCGGCAGAAGGTCGAGGGCGCGCTCGACCAGAAGAACCACCTGCTGCTGAAGATCTACAACCGCCGCGCGATCGGCGTCGACGAGATCGTCGACGACCTGCTCTCGTACGCCGACCGGCTGCGCCCGATGGTCACCGACACCGCGCTGATGCTGCACCAGGCGCTCGACGCGGGCGACACCGTGCTGTTCGAGGGCGGCCAGGCGACCATGCTCGACGTCGACCACGGCACGTACCCGTTCGTGACGTCGTCGAACGCCACCTCGGGCGGCGCGATCACCGGCTCGGGCATCGCGCCGAACCGCATCGACCGCGTGATCGCCGTCGTGAAGGCGTACACGACCCGCGTCGGCGCCGGCCCGTTCCCGACCGAGCTGTTCGACGAGTCGGGCGAGTTCCTGCGCGCGAAGGGCTTCGAGTTCGGCACGACCACCGGGCGCCCGCGCCGCTGCGGCTGGTACGACGCGCCGATCGCGCGCTTCACCGCCCGCATCAACGGCGTGACCGACTTCGTGCTGACCAAGCTCGACGTGCTCACCGGGCTCGAGACCATTCCCGTCTGCGTCGCCTACGACGTCGACGGCGAGCGGTTCGACGAGCTGCCCGTCAACCAGTCGGACTTCCACCACGCGACGCCGATCTACGAGGAGTTCCCGGGCTGGACCGAGGACATCACGGGCGCCCGCACCTTCGACGAACTGCCGAAGGCCGCGCAGGACTACGTGCTGGCGATCGAGGCGATGAGCGGCGCGCGCATCTCGGCGATCGGCGTCGGCCCCGGCCGCGACGCGATCGTCGTGCGCCACGACCTGCTCGACTGA